In 'Nostoc azollae' 0708, the following are encoded in one genomic region:
- the hypF gene encoding carbamoyltransferase HypF: MRREQIRVRGTVQGVGFRPTVYRLAKSCGLKGDVCNDGEGVLIRVSGSEEAITKFVDKLYKECPALAKINELVRSRYLGEFDFDDFVISHSINNTMKTQVTADAATCPQCQKEIFDPFSRYFRYPFTNCTHCGPRLSIIRAIPYDRNNTSMVKFPMCRQCEKEYKDVENRRFHAQPVACHVCGSRAWLERADGKPVIADMFSMLDDVDAVCTLLQKGQIVAIKGLGGIHLACDATQETAVQKLRERKRRYHKPFALMARDINIINEYCYISDLEEELLTSPAAPIVLLERKSEKQVASSVAPGQYTLGFMLAYTPLHHLILRRMNRPIVLTSGNIPDEPQCIANEDAKDKLGKIADYFLLHNRDIVNRVDDSVLRVIDDKIQILRRARGYAPTPMILPSGFEKTPPILAMGSEFKNTFCLLREGEAILSQHLGDLENAAAFNAYQDTLNLYLNLFAHRPEIIAIDKHPEYLSSKLGKELATVNKIKLNEIQHHHAHIAACMAEEQIPLNAPPVLGIAFDGLGYSADGTLWGGEFLLADYYQFAQVATFKSMPMIGGEQAIHQPWRNTYAQLINALTWEEIKQKYGELEIIKFLENKNPKLLNQIIDKGINSPLTSSVGRLFDAVAAATGICREECSYEGQAAIEMEAIADVNILNNDEETLNYPFKFENSDKIYCINPAPMWLGILNDIQQKISPSEIAAKFHISLASVITTIVKQLSQTYKFNQVALTGGVFQNRILLEQVTKRLRKTGINVLTHSIVPTNDGGLSLGQAVIAAANYLKK, encoded by the coding sequence ATGAGAAGAGAACAAATTAGAGTGCGTGGTACTGTGCAAGGTGTGGGTTTTCGTCCTACGGTGTATCGTCTGGCGAAAAGTTGCGGGTTGAAGGGAGATGTTTGTAATGATGGTGAAGGGGTTTTAATTCGTGTTTCTGGTAGTGAGGAAGCGATAACAAAATTTGTAGATAAGTTATATAAAGAATGTCCAGCTTTGGCGAAAATTAATGAGTTGGTGAGAAGTCGGTATTTGGGGGAGTTTGATTTTGATGATTTTGTAATTTCTCACAGTATTAATAATACTATGAAAACACAAGTTACTGCTGATGCGGCAACTTGTCCCCAATGTCAAAAGGAGATTTTTGATCCTTTTAGTCGTTATTTTCGTTATCCCTTTACTAATTGTACTCATTGTGGTCCCCGCTTGAGTATTATTCGCGCTATTCCTTACGATAGAAATAACACCAGCATGGTGAAGTTTCCAATGTGTCGACAGTGTGAAAAGGAGTATAAAGATGTGGAAAATCGGCGTTTTCATGCCCAACCTGTTGCGTGTCACGTTTGCGGATCTCGTGCATGGTTAGAAAGGGCTGATGGTAAACCTGTCATTGCTGATATGTTTTCAATGTTGGATGATGTGGATGCTGTTTGCACTTTATTACAAAAGGGTCAAATAGTAGCTATTAAAGGTTTGGGTGGTATTCATTTAGCTTGTGATGCAACTCAAGAAACAGCAGTGCAAAAATTACGAGAACGGAAACGCCGTTATCATAAACCTTTTGCTTTAATGGCGAGAGATATCAATATAATTAATGAATATTGTTATATTAGTGATTTAGAAGAAGAATTATTAACCAGCCCTGCTGCACCCATTGTTTTATTAGAAAGAAAATCCGAAAAGCAGGTTGCTTCATCAGTCGCACCAGGACAATACACCCTTGGTTTCATGCTTGCTTACACGCCTTTACATCATTTAATTCTCAGACGAATGAACCGCCCCATAGTCTTAACTAGCGGTAATATTCCTGATGAACCCCAGTGTATAGCTAATGAAGATGCTAAAGACAAATTAGGAAAGATAGCAGATTATTTTCTTTTACATAACCGTGATATTGTTAACCGAGTTGATGATTCTGTCCTCAGAGTGATTGATGATAAAATACAAATATTAAGACGGGCTAGGGGATATGCACCTACACCGATGATTTTACCATCAGGATTTGAAAAAACACCGCCAATTTTAGCAATGGGTAGCGAGTTCAAAAATACCTTTTGTTTATTACGTGAAGGTGAGGCTATTCTATCTCAACATTTGGGAGATTTGGAAAATGCAGCCGCCTTTAATGCTTATCAAGATACTCTAAATTTATATTTAAACTTGTTTGCCCATAGACCAGAAATAATTGCTATTGATAAACATCCAGAATATTTATCATCTAAACTGGGAAAGGAACTAGCTACAGTTAATAAAATTAAATTAAATGAAATTCAACATCATCACGCCCATATAGCCGCTTGCATGGCGGAAGAGCAAATTCCTTTAAATGCACCACCAGTTTTAGGAATAGCGTTTGATGGCTTAGGATATAGCGCAGATGGCACATTATGGGGCGGAGAATTTTTACTAGCTGATTATTATCAATTTGCACAAGTAGCCACATTTAAATCTATGCCCATGATAGGAGGAGAACAAGCAATTCATCAACCTTGGAGAAATACTTACGCCCAATTAATAAACGCCTTGACATGGGAGGAAATAAAACAAAAATATGGTGAATTAGAAATAATCAAATTTTTAGAAAATAAAAATCCCAAATTACTCAACCAGATCATAGACAAAGGTATTAACTCACCCTTAACATCATCAGTAGGGAGATTATTTGATGCAGTAGCAGCTGCAACAGGTATTTGTCGGGAAGAATGCAGTTATGAAGGACAAGCAGCAATAGAAATGGAAGCGATAGCGGATGTAAATATTCTAAACAATGATGAAGAAACTCTAAATTATCCCTTTAAATTTGAAAATTCCGATAAGATTTATTGTATAAACCCTGCACCTATGTGGCTGGGGATACTAAACGACATACAGCAGAAAATTTCACCATCAGAAATAGCTGCTAAATTTCACATAAGTTTGGCTAGTGTAATTACCACAATAGTTAAACAATTGTCCCAAACATACAAATTTAATCAAGTTGCATTAACAGGAGGAGTATTTCAAAACCGTATTCTTTTAGAACAAGTAACCAAACGCTTACGAAAAACAGGAATAAACGTCCTCACTCATAGCATAGTACCTACAAACGACGGCGGTTTATCATTAGGACAAGCTGTTATAGCTGCTGCTAATTACTTAAAAAAATAG
- a CDS encoding HypC/HybG/HupF family hydrogenase formation chaperone, with the protein MCLGIPGQIVEITNIVHKLAIVNVGGVKRQVNIACIVDEQHPPDKCIGDWVLVHVGFAMNRINEQEAAETLQLLQEIAALH; encoded by the coding sequence ATGTGCTTAGGAATACCAGGACAAATTGTAGAAATAACCAACATAGTACATAAACTAGCAATAGTTAACGTCGGGGGAGTAAAACGACAGGTAAACATAGCTTGCATAGTTGACGAACAACACCCACCCGACAAATGTATAGGAGACTGGGTACTGGTTCACGTCGGTTTTGCAATGAACCGTATCAACGAACAAGAAGCAGCAGAAACATTACAACTTCTCCAAGAAATAGCAGCCTTGCACTAA
- the hypD gene encoding hydrogenase formation protein HypD, protein MKYVDEFRNPKKAEALQKEITKLSRQIDKHLKIMEVCGGHTHSIFKYGIEEILTDNIELIHGPGCPVCVMPKGRIDDAITLCQNPNIIFTTFGDAMRVPGSKTSLLQAKAQGADIRMVYSPLDSLKIAKENPNKEIVFFGLGFETTSPSTAFTILQGAAENVTNFSMFCNHVLVIPALQALLDNPDLELDGFVGPGHVSMVIGTKPYQFISRSYHKPIVISGFEPLDIFQSIWMLLKQIVEQRCQVENQYNRLVEPDGNKNAIAAMNQVFAVREFEWRGLGEIPDSGFKIREQYAQFDAEVKFIIPNQKIADHKACQCGEILKGVLKPWQCKVFGTACTPENPIGACMVSSEGACAAYYKYGRLSTMAKRDKSGVYPEPLSV, encoded by the coding sequence ATGAAATACGTAGATGAATTTCGCAACCCCAAAAAAGCTGAAGCCTTACAAAAAGAAATAACCAAACTCAGCCGACAAATAGACAAACACCTAAAAATTATGGAAGTATGCGGAGGTCATACCCATTCCATATTCAAATACGGAATCGAAGAAATATTAACCGATAATATCGAATTAATTCATGGGCCTGGTTGTCCAGTGTGCGTTATGCCTAAAGGTAGGATAGATGATGCGATCACACTTTGTCAAAACCCCAACATAATTTTCACCACATTTGGCGACGCAATGCGCGTACCCGGTTCAAAAACCAGCCTCTTGCAAGCTAAGGCCCAAGGTGCTGATATTCGCATGGTTTACTCACCCTTGGATAGCCTCAAAATAGCTAAAGAAAACCCCAACAAAGAAATAGTCTTCTTCGGTTTAGGCTTTGAAACCACCTCCCCCAGTACCGCATTTACTATCCTCCAAGGAGCAGCAGAAAACGTAACTAATTTTAGTATGTTTTGCAATCATGTATTAGTTATTCCTGCCCTGCAAGCATTATTAGATAACCCAGATTTAGAACTTGATGGTTTTGTTGGTCCCGGTCATGTAAGTATGGTTATAGGAACGAAACCATATCAATTTATTTCCCGATCATATCATAAACCAATAGTCATTTCTGGCTTTGAACCATTAGATATCTTCCAATCAATTTGGATGTTATTAAAACAAATAGTAGAACAACGTTGTCAAGTTGAAAATCAATATAACCGTTTAGTCGAACCAGACGGGAATAAAAACGCCATTGCAGCCATGAATCAAGTTTTTGCAGTGCGTGAATTTGAATGGCGTGGTTTAGGAGAAATACCCGATTCAGGTTTTAAAATTCGGGAACAATACGCGCAATTTGATGCCGAAGTTAAATTTATCATTCCTAATCAAAAAATTGCCGACCACAAAGCCTGTCAATGTGGAGAAATTCTGAAAGGAGTTTTAAAACCTTGGCAATGTAAAGTATTTGGAACAGCTTGCACACCAGAAAACCCAATAGGTGCTTGCATGGTGTCCTCCGAAGGTGCTTGTGCAGCATATTATAAATATGGGCGACTGTCAACTATGGCAAAAAGAGATAAATCAGGTGTATATCCAGAACCTCTATCAGTTTAA
- the hypE gene encoding hydrogenase expression/formation protein HypE, giving the protein MAIYNNQQSQNPLFQKVEQVRRRQGKIRDTYINLAHGSGGKAMRDLINDVFVKNFDNPILSQLEDQASFDLASLSQHGDRLAFTTDSYVVDPLFFPGSDIGELAINGTINDLAVSGAKPLYLSCSVILEEGLPVETLRRVVSSMQKAAQKAGIQIVTGDTKVVHRGCADKLFINTAGIGIIPANIDISPRNIQTGDVVVINGEIGNHGTAILIARGELELETNIESDCQSLHELVAEIIKTCPQIHAMRDATRGGLATVLNEFAVTANVGIRIHENAIPVKEQVNGVCEILGLDPLYLANEGKLVIVAPKEKAELILSTMKNYPTGKQASIIGEIIPTPPGIVLLKTAFGAERIVDMLVGDQLPRIC; this is encoded by the coding sequence ATGGCAATTTACAACAACCAACAATCTCAAAATCCTCTCTTTCAAAAAGTTGAACAAGTCCGTCGTCGTCAGGGAAAAATTAGGGATACATATATTAACCTTGCCCATGGTAGCGGTGGAAAAGCCATGCGAGATTTAATTAATGATGTATTTGTAAAAAATTTTGATAATCCCATTCTTTCCCAATTAGAAGACCAAGCCAGTTTTGACTTAGCCAGTCTTTCCCAACATGGAGATAGATTAGCATTTACCACAGATTCCTATGTTGTAGACCCATTATTTTTTCCAGGTTCAGATATAGGAGAATTAGCAATTAATGGCACAATTAACGACTTAGCAGTTAGTGGTGCAAAACCTTTATATCTTAGCTGTAGTGTCATCTTAGAAGAAGGTTTACCAGTAGAAACATTGCGCCGTGTAGTTTCCAGTATGCAAAAAGCGGCACAAAAAGCCGGAATACAAATAGTTACAGGAGACACAAAAGTAGTTCATCGTGGTTGTGCTGATAAACTCTTTATCAACACTGCCGGAATCGGCATCATTCCTGCTAATATTGATATTTCTCCCCGCAACATTCAAACCGGAGACGTAGTAGTTATTAACGGAGAAATAGGGAATCATGGAACAGCCATATTAATTGCTAGGGGAGAACTAGAACTAGAAACAAATATAGAAAGTGACTGTCAATCATTACATGAATTAGTAGCAGAGATTATCAAAACTTGCCCACAAATTCATGCCATGAGAGACGCAACTAGAGGAGGTTTAGCCACAGTATTAAATGAATTTGCCGTCACAGCAAACGTAGGAATACGCATCCATGAAAATGCCATTCCTGTTAAAGAACAAGTAAATGGAGTGTGTGAAATACTCGGTTTAGATCCTTTATATTTAGCGAACGAAGGAAAACTAGTCATAGTTGCACCCAAAGAAAAAGCCGAGTTAATTTTATCAACTATGAAAAACTACCCAACAGGAAAACAAGCATCTATCATTGGTGAAATTATTCCCACACCACCAGGAATAGTCCTCTTGAAAACCGCCTTTGGTGCAGAAAGAATAGTTGATATGCTAGTAGGCGACCAACTCCCACGAATTTGTTAA
- the hypA gene encoding hydrogenase maturation nickel metallochaperone HypA: MHELGITQNIIAIVSENAQGKKVQRVLLEIGKLSAIMPEAIEFCFDICAQGTIVEGAILEILEIPGMARCSQCGARFYVDKPFGICECGSLQIEILTGEELKIKEMEVEELCV, translated from the coding sequence ATGCATGAACTAGGAATTACACAAAATATCATTGCCATAGTGAGCGAAAATGCCCAAGGGAAGAAAGTCCAAAGAGTATTATTAGAAATTGGCAAACTCTCTGCTATTATGCCCGAAGCCATTGAATTTTGTTTTGATATTTGCGCCCAAGGTACAATAGTAGAAGGTGCAATATTAGAAATATTAGAAATACCAGGAATGGCCAGATGTAGTCAATGTGGTGCTAGATTTTATGTAGATAAACCCTTTGGAATTTGTGAATGTGGTAGTCTACAGATAGAGATACTAACTGGCGAAGAATTAAAAATAAAAGAAATGGAAGTGGAGGAATTATGTGTGTAA
- the hypB gene encoding hydrogenase nickel incorporation protein HypB, with protein sequence MCVTCGCSDGSEVKVTNLEHEHYHTHTLADGSVITHTHHHEEQANMHANFHNKTISLEQEVLGRNNLLAAQNRGWFKGRNILALNLMSSPGAGKTTLLTRTINDLKNKLAISVIEGDQETTNDAEKIKGTGCKVVQINTGIGCHLDASMIERGLQELNPPLGSVLMIENVGNLVCPALFDLGEQAKVVILSVTEGEDKPIKYPHIFRNSEIMILTKIDLFPYLQFDVQRCIEYAKQVNPKIQIFQVSSTTGEGLEDWYDFLFHAVSP encoded by the coding sequence ATGTGTGTAACCTGCGGATGTTCTGATGGTAGCGAAGTAAAAGTTACTAACTTAGAACATGAACATTATCACACTCATACTTTAGCAGATGGGAGTGTAATTACGCATACCCATCACCATGAAGAACAAGCAAATATGCACGCCAACTTTCATAATAAAACGATATCCTTAGAGCAAGAAGTTTTAGGTAGAAATAATTTATTGGCCGCCCAAAATCGTGGTTGGTTTAAAGGTAGAAATATTCTGGCTTTAAATTTAATGAGTTCTCCAGGTGCGGGAAAAACTACTTTATTAACTCGCACAATTAATGATTTAAAAAACAAATTAGCTATCAGTGTGATTGAAGGTGATCAAGAAACTACCAATGATGCAGAAAAGATTAAAGGAACAGGGTGTAAAGTGGTACAAATTAACACGGGTATAGGCTGTCATTTAGACGCATCAATGATAGAAAGAGGTTTACAAGAACTAAACCCGCCCTTGGGTTCTGTACTGATGATTGAAAATGTGGGTAATTTAGTTTGTCCTGCTTTATTTGATTTAGGAGAACAGGCTAAAGTGGTAATTCTTTCTGTAACAGAAGGGGAAGATAAACCAATTAAATACCCTCATATTTTTCGGAATAGCGAAATTATGATTCTCACAAAAATTGACTTGTTCCCTTATTTACAATTTGATGTACAACGCTGTATAGAATACGCAAAACAAGTCAACCCAAAAATACAAATCTTCCAAGTTTCATCTACTACAGGAGAAGGTTTGGAAGATTGGTATGACTTCTTATTTCATGCGGTTTCACCATAA
- a CDS encoding FAD-dependent oxidoreductase, protein MSTNHNLPLEHEILDVQNTDCCIVGSGPAGAVLSLLLARQGISVYLLETHKDFDRNFRGDTIHPAIMQIMEELGLSNSLLQLPHTKMHRIQMKTSQETITFADFSRLKTAYPYIMMLPQARFLEFITQEAKKYPNFHLILGANVQELITENGIIQGVRYRGQGGWHEVRATLTIAADGRHSKLRQLGDFESVETSPPMDVLWFRLPRQREEFAGGMALFGSGNILAMLDRGDEWQIGYVIPKGSYQQLRATGLAELKKSIIDTVPELSDRIELLQDWSKIAFLSVESSRVKRWYRPGLLLIGDAAHVMSPVGGVGINYAIQDAVVTANILSQPLKQHRVEISDLAKVQQHRELPTRIIQAFQALIQKRIFTPILTENQTFQPPLLLRLPILRDIPARLIALGIFPVHVQI, encoded by the coding sequence ATGTCTACAAATCACAATCTTCCTTTAGAACACGAGATTTTAGATGTACAAAATACAGATTGTTGTATTGTTGGTAGTGGTCCTGCGGGGGCTGTACTGTCTCTACTTTTAGCACGTCAAGGAATTTCGGTGTATCTGCTAGAAACACACAAAGATTTTGACCGGAATTTTCGTGGTGATACTATTCATCCGGCGATAATGCAAATTATGGAAGAGTTGGGTTTAAGTAATAGCCTTTTGCAATTACCCCACACCAAAATGCACCGTATTCAAATGAAAACTTCCCAAGAAACCATCACTTTTGCAGATTTTAGTCGCCTGAAAACCGCCTACCCTTATATTATGATGCTTCCCCAGGCGCGGTTTTTAGAATTTATCACCCAAGAAGCAAAAAAATACCCTAATTTCCATTTAATTTTGGGTGCAAATGTGCAGGAATTAATTACAGAAAATGGTATAATTCAAGGTGTGCGTTATCGTGGACAAGGCGGTTGGCATGAAGTACGCGCTACATTAACAATAGCTGCAGATGGTCGTCACTCAAAACTAAGACAATTGGGTGATTTTGAATCTGTAGAAACTTCGCCACCGATGGATGTGCTTTGGTTTCGTCTCCCGCGTCAGCGAGAAGAATTTGCAGGGGGTATGGCGCTCTTTGGTTCTGGTAACATCTTGGCTATGCTAGATCGTGGTGATGAGTGGCAAATTGGCTATGTTATCCCCAAAGGTAGTTATCAACAACTGCGTGCTACTGGTTTAGCAGAATTAAAAAAATCAATTATTGATACAGTACCAGAATTAAGTGATCGCATCGAACTGTTACAAGATTGGTCGAAAATAGCTTTTCTTTCTGTCGAATCAAGTCGCGTTAAGCGTTGGTATCGTCCCGGACTGTTACTCATAGGTGATGCAGCCCATGTCATGTCACCAGTGGGTGGTGTCGGTATAAATTACGCAATTCAAGATGCTGTCGTCACCGCAAATATATTGAGTCAACCACTTAAACAACATCGTGTAGAAATCAGCGATTTAGCAAAAGTACAGCAGCACAGAGAGCTACCTACACGAATCATTCAAGCATTTCAGGCTTTGATCCAAAAGCGGATATTTACCCCCATTCTTACTGAAAATCAAACTTTTCAACCGCCTCTATTGCTACGTTTACCTATCTTACGTGATATCCCCGCTCGATTAATTGCTCTGGGTATTTTTCCTGTTCATGTCCAGATTTAA
- a CDS encoding single-stranded DNA-binding protein: protein MNTCILMAEIYDAPQLRHTPDGLEVTEMIVHVPGARPDDPSHPLKVVGWGNLAKEIHQTYQPGERVIMEGRLGMNTFDRPEGFKEKRAELTVQKIYAIGRTMSTTPPPAATVAPPPQRPPETYQPAYSAPTPSTPTPATNTGTAPQRTTPQRTYQPAPVTFEHQSYQPATESEPDPDDIPF from the coding sequence ATGAACACTTGTATTTTAATGGCAGAAATTTATGATGCACCTCAACTGCGTCACACACCAGATGGATTGGAAGTTACAGAAATGATAGTTCATGTCCCTGGTGCGCGGCCAGATGATCCTTCTCATCCTTTAAAAGTGGTAGGTTGGGGTAATTTGGCTAAAGAAATTCATCAAACCTATCAACCAGGCGAGCGCGTGATTATGGAAGGACGCTTAGGAATGAACACCTTTGACCGTCCTGAAGGTTTTAAAGAAAAACGTGCAGAACTCACTGTGCAGAAGATTTACGCTATCGGTAGAACTATGAGTACAACTCCACCACCAGCCGCTACCGTAGCGCCTCCACCACAGCGTCCCCCAGAGACATATCAACCAGCCTATTCAGCACCAACACCATCCACACCAACGCCAGCTACAAATACAGGTACAGCACCCCAGCGAACGACCCCCCAACGCACCTACCAACCAGCACCTGTAACCTTTGAGCATCAATCTTATCAGCCTGCTACAGAATCGGAACCAGACCCAGATGACATCCCATTTTAA
- a CDS encoding NAD(P)-dependent oxidoreductase, whose translation MKVAFLGTGLMGLPMAQRLLAANVELIAYNRTPEKLAPLQAAGAEIATKPRQAISSAHCIVLMLSNAAAIYHVLLTDTSWHTLSGRSVIQMGTLTPPESQEIRDAVVAAGGEYIEAPVLGSIPEAETGKLIVMVGAQLEQYERHLQLLQHFGPQPVHIGPVGSASALTLALNQLIASLTTSFALSLAFVQMQGIDIDLFMRILRDSKLYAPTFDQNLKRMLDGNYTNANLPTKQLIKEIDLFISEAKSLGLNLSSIEGVRHILKSAMNMSYPEDDYSSVFPAIREWGEVSGE comes from the coding sequence ATGAAGGTGGCATTTCTGGGAACTGGATTGATGGGACTACCGATGGCTCAACGGTTATTAGCTGCAAATGTAGAGCTCATTGCTTACAACCGCACCCCAGAAAAATTAGCACCACTACAAGCAGCAGGGGCAGAAATAGCGACAAAACCACGTCAAGCAATTAGCTCCGCTCATTGTATAGTTCTGATGCTATCTAATGCTGCAGCTATTTATCATGTCTTGCTGACAGACACTTCTTGGCATACCTTATCAGGACGCAGTGTAATCCAAATGGGAACACTCACTCCTCCCGAAAGCCAAGAAATTAGAGATGCAGTTGTGGCCGCTGGCGGTGAATATATAGAAGCTCCCGTACTCGGTAGCATCCCAGAAGCAGAAACTGGCAAATTAATTGTCATGGTAGGTGCCCAATTAGAACAATATGAGCGTCACCTCCAATTACTACAACATTTTGGACCCCAACCTGTACACATTGGACCAGTAGGGTCAGCCTCAGCACTAACATTAGCACTCAATCAACTCATTGCTTCCCTTACTACTAGCTTTGCGCTCAGTTTGGCTTTTGTCCAAATGCAAGGCATTGATATAGACTTGTTTATGCGAATCCTGCGCGATAGCAAACTTTACGCACCAACCTTTGATCAAAACCTCAAGCGGATGTTGGATGGTAATTATACCAATGCCAACTTACCCACCAAACAATTGATCAAAGAAATAGATTTATTTATCTCTGAAGCTAAATCCCTGGGTTTGAATCTCAGCAGTATTGAGGGAGTTAGACACATCTTGAAATCAGCAATGAATATGTCCTATCCAGAAGATGATTATTCGTCAGTCTTTCCCGCTATCCGAGAATGGGGTGAGGTCAGCGGGGAATAG
- a CDS encoding class I SAM-dependent methyltransferase, whose product MDSNPALCQAIAKCINTSPQHRITFAEYMDMALYHPKHGYYSSDAVKIGFRGGDFFTSSSLGNDFGELLAVQFFQMWQILEQPSPFHLVEMGAGQGTLASHILNYLKLQHPDFLTALEYIIVEKSPSLRTQQQQRLQDFSVRWCNLEEITPNSIVGCFFSNELVDAFPVHQFILEAGELREIYVTTLENGENTASDFSFIEVVAEVSTPKLVAHFDLVGIDLNPNVYEDGYRSEINLAALDWLGIVADCLQQGYVLTIDYGYPASRYYHPRRSQGTLQCYYHHRYHDHPYINIGGQDITAHVDFTALETWGKKCGLDAVGWTQQGLFLMALGLGERIAALSYQEQPISQLLNRREALHQLIEPTGLGNFGVLVQSKGLKNEEALRSLTGLTIPS is encoded by the coding sequence ATGGATTCCAACCCCGCACTCTGTCAAGCAATAGCCAAATGCATTAATACCAGTCCCCAACACCGCATTACCTTTGCAGAATACATGGACATGGCACTATATCACCCAAAACACGGCTACTATTCTAGTGATGCAGTCAAAATTGGGTTTCGGGGTGGTGATTTTTTTACGTCTTCTAGTCTTGGTAATGATTTTGGTGAATTACTGGCTGTGCAATTTTTCCAGATGTGGCAGATATTAGAGCAACCAAGCCCTTTTCATCTAGTAGAAATGGGAGCAGGTCAAGGTACTCTGGCATCTCATATCCTCAATTACCTAAAACTACAACATCCGGATTTTTTGACGGCTCTGGAATACATTATTGTTGAGAAATCCCCAAGTTTACGAACACAACAGCAGCAAAGGTTACAGGATTTCTCTGTGCGTTGGTGCAATTTGGAAGAGATTACACCTAACTCCATCGTCGGCTGCTTTTTTTCTAATGAATTAGTGGATGCATTTCCAGTGCATCAGTTTATCCTAGAAGCAGGAGAATTGCGGGAAATTTATGTAACTACCCTGGAAAATGGGGAAAATACCGCTTCTGATTTTTCATTTATAGAGGTAGTGGCGGAAGTATCCACGCCGAAATTAGTAGCACATTTTGATTTGGTGGGAATTGATTTAAATCCCAATGTGTATGAAGATGGCTATCGCAGTGAAATTAATTTAGCTGCTCTCGACTGGTTGGGTATAGTGGCAGACTGCTTGCAACAGGGGTATGTGTTAACTATTGATTATGGCTACCCTGCCAGCCGTTATTATCACCCCAGGCGATCGCAAGGAACTCTACAATGCTATTACCATCATCGTTACCATGATCATCCTTACATCAATATTGGGGGACAAGATATCACCGCCCATGTTGACTTTACAGCTTTGGAAACTTGGGGGAAAAAATGCGGTTTGGATGCAGTGGGTTGGACGCAGCAAGGTTTATTTTTAATGGCCTTGGGTTTGGGTGAAAGAATAGCTGCCCTCTCCTATCAAGAACAACCTATCTCACAGCTGCTAAACCGCCGGGAAGCCTTACACCAACTAATTGAACCGACAGGACTGGGTAACTTTGGAGTTCTGGTACAAAGCAAAGGATTGAAGAATGAAGAGGCTTTACGATCGCTCACAGGATTAACCATACCAAGCTAG